The Streptomyces cynarae genome contains a region encoding:
- a CDS encoding NAD(P)/FAD-dependent oxidoreductase codes for MQHRIVVLGAGYAGAIAAGRLAKRLRREDVAITLVNAEPDFVERVRMHQLAVGQDLERRPLREVFAGTGVELKLAKVTCVDVDRRTVTVVDANGTEGRMEELSYDTLVYALGSGWNDQGVPGTAEHAHEIASRPGALRLREHLARLDAGQPVVVVGGGLTGLEAAAEIAEARPDLDVALVARGGLGDWLSPKGRRHLRQVFGKLGVTVHEHADVSAVEADRVTTADGTSVPAAVTVWTTGFAVHPIAKASTLEVTDTGRIVVDRTMRSVSHPDVYAVGDAAMAMGPGDKPLRMSCASGTPMAWQAADAIAARLTGGKLPNAPLRYFNQCISLGRREGLIQYVTADDRAVRAALTGRLAAVYKELVCKGAAWSIANPTLGMPTRTRRVVQEPARTGPVVGTPA; via the coding sequence CAGGGCGCCTCGCCAAGCGGCTGCGCCGTGAAGACGTCGCCATCACCCTCGTCAACGCCGAGCCCGACTTCGTCGAGCGCGTCCGGATGCACCAGCTCGCGGTCGGCCAGGACCTCGAACGGCGGCCGCTGCGCGAGGTCTTCGCGGGCACCGGCGTCGAACTGAAGCTCGCGAAGGTCACCTGCGTCGACGTCGACCGCAGGACCGTGACCGTCGTCGACGCCAACGGCACCGAGGGGCGGATGGAGGAGCTGTCGTACGACACCCTCGTGTACGCCCTCGGCAGCGGCTGGAACGACCAGGGCGTCCCCGGCACCGCCGAGCACGCCCACGAGATCGCGAGTCGTCCCGGAGCTCTCCGGCTGCGCGAGCACCTGGCCCGCCTGGACGCCGGACAGCCCGTGGTCGTGGTCGGCGGCGGACTCACCGGCCTGGAGGCCGCAGCCGAGATCGCCGAGGCCCGCCCGGACCTCGATGTCGCCCTCGTCGCCCGCGGCGGCCTCGGCGACTGGCTCTCGCCCAAGGGGCGCCGGCACCTGCGGCAGGTCTTCGGCAAGCTCGGCGTCACCGTGCACGAACACGCCGACGTCAGCGCAGTCGAGGCCGACCGCGTCACCACCGCCGACGGCACGTCCGTCCCCGCCGCGGTCACCGTGTGGACCACGGGCTTCGCCGTCCACCCGATCGCGAAGGCCAGCACCCTGGAAGTCACCGACACGGGCCGGATCGTGGTCGACCGAACCATGCGCTCGGTCTCGCACCCCGACGTGTACGCCGTCGGCGACGCGGCCATGGCGATGGGCCCCGGTGACAAGCCGCTGCGGATGTCGTGCGCCTCGGGCACCCCCATGGCGTGGCAGGCCGCCGACGCCATCGCCGCGCGCCTGACCGGCGGGAAGCTCCCGAACGCACCGCTGCGCTACTTCAACCAGTGCATCTCGCTGGGCCGCAGGGAAGGCCTGATCCAGTACGTCACCGCCGACGACCGCGCCGTCCGGGCGGCCCTGACAGGACGGCTCGCCGCCGTCTACAAGGAGCTAGTCTGCAAGGGCGCGGCCTGGAGCATCGCCAACCCGACGCTCGGAATGCCGACCCGGACCCGCCGCGTCGTGCAGGAGCCGGCCCGGACGGGCCCGGTGGTCGGGACCCCGGCCTGA
- a CDS encoding YncE family protein, whose translation MAVDAAHQQVFLSDPFGGSVLVTDYSGQVVKQIGGEAGAWGMALSSDSRTLYVALRDAGAIAAIDTATLQETARYDTGTGAGAYAGPTSLALAGGKIWFGYSTDAWNGALGSLDLSGAQPVVARGQGLDTFRGSPRLAATPQDPDTLVAAESDGNAATLAVYDVSTGQADVQAKRVDPGTDGCTSLQDLALTPDGARVVVACSSPYYHQAFRTADLADDGRYTTSHYPDAVAIAPDGTIAAGIDGASSPDVYLFTQDDSTAFKTWDFPASSPYATNTLQPAGLAWAPDGSRVFAVTEDSGSSSLTLQVLDLPQFATTVTVQAPASSPRNQDLTLTGKLQAPVGFGVGTTVDIWRLDDPTAGEGTLIGSATVAADGTFSYTDRPKAKGDVQYTVQYGGDARHTSAYGTVTVDITSD comes from the coding sequence ATGGCTGTCGACGCGGCTCATCAGCAGGTCTTTCTCAGTGATCCGTTCGGTGGCAGCGTCCTGGTGACGGACTACTCGGGCCAGGTAGTGAAGCAGATCGGCGGTGAGGCCGGTGCCTGGGGCATGGCGCTTTCCAGCGACTCCCGAACGCTGTACGTGGCACTCCGCGACGCCGGCGCCATCGCCGCGATCGACACCGCCACCCTGCAGGAGACCGCCCGGTACGACACCGGAACCGGAGCGGGCGCCTACGCCGGCCCGACCTCCCTCGCGCTGGCCGGAGGAAAGATCTGGTTCGGCTACAGCACCGACGCCTGGAACGGCGCCCTCGGCTCCCTGGACCTGAGCGGCGCGCAGCCGGTCGTCGCACGGGGCCAGGGCCTCGACACGTTCCGCGGCTCGCCCCGCCTGGCTGCCACGCCGCAGGACCCGGACACCCTCGTCGCCGCCGAATCCGACGGCAACGCCGCCACCCTGGCGGTGTACGACGTGAGCACCGGCCAGGCCGACGTACAGGCCAAGCGTGTCGATCCGGGAACGGACGGGTGCACGAGCCTGCAGGACCTCGCCTTGACGCCGGACGGCGCACGGGTGGTCGTCGCCTGCTCCTCGCCCTACTACCACCAGGCGTTCCGCACGGCCGACCTGGCGGACGACGGCCGCTACACCACCAGCCACTACCCCGACGCCGTGGCCATCGCCCCCGACGGCACCATCGCTGCGGGCATCGACGGCGCTTCCTCGCCCGACGTCTACCTGTTCACGCAGGACGACTCCACGGCCTTCAAGACCTGGGACTTCCCCGCGTCGTCCCCGTACGCCACCAACACCCTCCAGCCCGCCGGTCTGGCCTGGGCTCCGGACGGCAGCAGGGTGTTCGCGGTCACCGAGGACAGCGGCTCGTCATCCCTGACGCTCCAGGTCCTGGACCTCCCGCAGTTCGCCACCACCGTCACCGTGCAGGCACCCGCCTCGTCACCCCGGAACCAGGACCTCACCCTCACCGGAAAGCTCCAAGCGCCCGTGGGATTCGGCGTGGGGACCACTGTCGACATCTGGCGGCTCGACGACCCCACGGCGGGCGAGGGCACGCTGATAGGGTCGGCGACCGTCGCCGCGGACGGCACGTTCAGCTACACGGACCGCCCGAAGGCCAAGGGCGACGTCCAGTACACCGTGCAATACGGGGGCGACGCGCGGCACACCAGTGCCTATGGCACGGTCACGGTCGACATCACCTCTGACTGA
- a CDS encoding TetR/AcrR family transcriptional regulator → MPDAPTAKGRATRARIIEGAAEVLREQGVAFTTLDDIRSRTGTSKSQLFHYFPDGKDELLLAVAQFEADRVLEDQQPHLGRLDSWESWQQWRDVVVERYERQGDHCPLGALFLQVGRSSPGARAIVTELMRGWQQQLARGMRALQANGLVSPALDVDRAAAALLAGIQGGVTIMMSTGDSSHLEAALDTGIEHLRATAGEPVRT, encoded by the coding sequence ATGCCGGACGCACCGACCGCGAAGGGCCGCGCCACACGCGCTCGCATCATCGAGGGGGCGGCCGAGGTGCTGCGCGAGCAAGGTGTCGCGTTCACGACGCTCGACGACATCCGCAGCCGCACCGGCACGAGCAAGAGCCAACTGTTCCACTACTTCCCCGACGGCAAGGACGAACTGCTGCTGGCGGTGGCCCAGTTCGAAGCGGACCGCGTCCTGGAGGACCAGCAGCCGCACCTGGGGCGTCTGGACTCGTGGGAGTCCTGGCAGCAGTGGCGGGACGTGGTCGTGGAACGCTATGAACGCCAGGGCGACCACTGCCCCTTGGGGGCGCTGTTCCTCCAGGTCGGGCGGTCCAGCCCCGGTGCACGGGCGATCGTGACGGAGCTGATGCGCGGGTGGCAGCAGCAACTCGCCCGCGGCATGCGCGCCCTCCAGGCGAACGGCCTGGTCTCGCCCGCTCTCGATGTGGACCGGGCGGCCGCTGCGCTACTGGCGGGGATTCAGGGAGGCGTGACCATCATGATGTCCACGGGCGACTCGAGCCACCTCGAGGCGGCGCTCGACACCGGCATCGAACACCTCCGCGCGACGGCGGGCGAGCCGGTACGGACCTGA
- a CDS encoding SDR family NAD(P)-dependent oxidoreductase, which yields MSGRLRNKTALVTGSTSNIGQAIAEAFAVEGAHVIVSGRNRERGEQVVEGIRASGGRADFLMADLDGSAEASRDLADRALEALGGRIDILVNNAGIYPAPGTTATDEKTFDKVYGVNVKAPFFLTAALVPAMTESGGGVIVNLGSWIARLGVPLGALYSSTKGAMETLTRAWAAEFGPMGVRVNAVSPGVILPPAPEGSEPHPGEIMMKGTPAGDVGTPDAIAHAVVWLASDEAAFVHGTVVDVDGGRTGVAVIAA from the coding sequence ATGAGTGGACGACTGCGGAACAAGACGGCGCTGGTCACGGGGTCGACCAGCAACATCGGGCAGGCGATCGCCGAAGCGTTCGCCGTCGAGGGGGCGCACGTCATCGTGTCCGGGCGCAATCGGGAACGGGGGGAACAGGTCGTCGAAGGGATCCGCGCATCCGGTGGCCGGGCCGACTTCCTGATGGCGGACCTCGACGGCAGCGCGGAGGCTTCCCGGGACCTGGCGGATCGCGCCCTTGAGGCCTTGGGCGGGCGGATCGACATCCTGGTGAACAATGCCGGCATCTATCCGGCCCCCGGCACCACCGCCACCGACGAGAAGACGTTCGACAAGGTCTACGGAGTGAACGTGAAGGCGCCGTTCTTCCTCACGGCCGCCCTCGTCCCGGCCATGACGGAGTCCGGCGGCGGGGTGATCGTCAACCTCGGCTCGTGGATCGCGCGCCTGGGCGTTCCTCTCGGCGCGCTCTACAGCTCGACCAAGGGAGCCATGGAGACGCTCACGCGGGCGTGGGCCGCGGAGTTCGGACCGATGGGCGTGCGGGTGAACGCCGTCTCGCCGGGTGTGATCCTCCCCCCGGCCCCGGAAGGCAGCGAGCCCCATCCGGGCGAGATCATGATGAAGGGCACCCCGGCCGGTGACGTCGGCACGCCGGACGCCATCGCGCATGCCGTGGTCTGGCTGGCCAGTGACGAAGCGGCCTTCGTGCACGGAACCGTGGTGGACGTCGACGGGGGCAGGACAGGGGTCGCCGTGATCGCCGCGTGA
- a CDS encoding MFS transporter, which produces MAFAESAGGGESVPSPESTPEPERRSWAPLLTVCAGYFMVILDVTVINVAVPVIGRELSASLTGIQWITDGYTLVFAGFLLTGGALGDRLGNRRVFCWGVAVFTVSSAACALAPSAPFLVASRLVEGLGAALIVPGSLALLQQAYPGPAARSRAFGLWGSMAGVAASAGPLLGGLLVSTVGWRWVFLINLPVGVVCLVLTLRYVARSPRRTARALDWPAQCAVVAAVALLTAALNEAGRRGWSDPAVLAGVGLAVSAAVAFAVRERLARSPALPPSLLRSRAVSGGAAIGLLFNFGFYGMLFTASLEFQHRRGFSALGTGLALFPAVAMTMFASVLSGRLTRRTGDRPLVISGMLLAALGPAGWAAAGNDPAYPLLVAPMMAAGFGTSFALTGSTATVMGAAPPAYSGAASALFNTTRQIGSATGVALGGSLLATAADYGAGLRTSMAIGALAYLAAAGLAWLCVPARSEGT; this is translated from the coding sequence GTGGCGTTCGCGGAGTCGGCCGGCGGCGGTGAGTCCGTACCCTCCCCCGAGTCGACCCCCGAGCCCGAACGACGGTCGTGGGCACCGCTGTTGACGGTGTGCGCCGGGTATTTCATGGTGATCCTGGACGTGACGGTCATCAACGTCGCCGTGCCGGTGATCGGCCGGGAGCTGTCGGCCTCGCTCACCGGCATCCAGTGGATCACCGATGGGTACACCCTGGTCTTCGCCGGCTTCCTGCTGACCGGTGGCGCGCTGGGCGACCGGCTGGGCAACCGCCGGGTCTTCTGCTGGGGCGTGGCGGTGTTCACCGTGTCCTCGGCCGCGTGCGCGCTCGCGCCGAGCGCCCCCTTCCTTGTCGCGTCCCGGTTGGTGGAGGGGCTCGGCGCGGCTCTGATCGTGCCAGGTTCCCTGGCCCTGCTCCAGCAGGCCTACCCGGGGCCCGCCGCACGCTCGCGGGCCTTCGGGCTGTGGGGTTCGATGGCCGGCGTCGCGGCCTCTGCCGGTCCGCTGCTCGGTGGGCTGCTCGTCTCCACGGTGGGTTGGCGCTGGGTGTTCCTCATCAACCTGCCCGTCGGTGTGGTCTGCCTGGTGCTGACGCTGCGGTACGTGGCGCGCTCGCCCCGGCGTACCGCCCGGGCCCTGGACTGGCCGGCGCAGTGCGCGGTCGTGGCGGCGGTGGCACTGCTGACCGCGGCGCTCAACGAGGCAGGACGACGGGGCTGGTCCGATCCGGCTGTTCTGGCCGGGGTGGGCCTGGCCGTGTCGGCCGCCGTGGCGTTCGCGGTGCGGGAGCGGCTGGCCCGGTCCCCTGCTCTGCCGCCGAGCCTGCTGCGCTCTCGTGCGGTGAGCGGCGGAGCCGCCATCGGTCTGCTGTTCAACTTCGGCTTCTACGGCATGCTGTTCACCGCCAGCCTGGAATTCCAGCACCGGCGCGGCTTCAGCGCGCTCGGCACCGGGCTGGCGCTGTTCCCGGCGGTGGCGATGACCATGTTCGCCTCCGTCCTGTCCGGGCGGCTGACCCGCCGCACCGGCGATCGTCCGCTGGTGATCTCCGGCATGCTCCTGGCCGCCCTGGGGCCGGCCGGCTGGGCCGCTGCGGGAAACGACCCCGCCTACCCGCTGCTCGTGGCCCCGATGATGGCCGCGGGGTTCGGTACCTCCTTCGCCCTCACCGGCTCCACCGCCACCGTGATGGGTGCCGCACCCCCGGCGTACTCAGGAGCCGCCTCCGCCCTGTTCAACACCACCCGCCAGATCGGCAGCGCCACCGGCGTCGCGCTCGGCGGCAGCCTGCTCGCCACAGCCGCCGACTACGGCGCCGGGCTGCGCACCAGCATGGCCATCGGCGCGCTCGCCTACCTGGCCGCCGCAGGCCTCGCGTGGCTGTGCGTGCCGGCCAGGTCCGAAGGGACGTAG
- a CDS encoding SCO4225 family membrane protein, whose amino-acid sequence MPSSSLPRRLPRLRRLLALATDNWLARAYLAVFAASVWVVFLFPDSGFAPGPLMLTAPLSFLSAVLPFGPGTEGGGVVEVLATLLWTVWLLLCALVNAAVLGALVARSAAAAPAGAREPLPRIPVPSEEKGTDMAPTERPGLRGIRGLLAPAVDNWLARGYLAVVAAALGFFLYAVYLSPDPGFAGIWPLMATAPLSIVASLVAAPAQYSSLSWLSPLLFSVGVALSGLVDAALLGLLARRLRTREAHPAT is encoded by the coding sequence ATGCCGAGCTCCTCCCTCCCTCGCCGTCTTCCACGCCTGCGCCGGCTCCTCGCGCTCGCCACGGACAACTGGCTCGCCCGGGCCTATCTGGCCGTGTTCGCCGCCTCTGTCTGGGTCGTGTTCCTCTTTCCGGACAGCGGCTTCGCACCGGGTCCCCTGATGCTCACGGCGCCGCTCTCCTTCCTGAGTGCGGTCCTCCCCTTCGGCCCCGGCACCGAGGGCGGAGGGGTGGTCGAGGTGCTCGCCACGCTTTTGTGGACCGTATGGCTCCTGCTGTGCGCCCTGGTGAACGCCGCCGTGCTCGGTGCCCTCGTCGCGAGGTCCGCGGCCGCCGCACCGGCCGGCGCGCGTGAGCCCCTCCCGCGGATCCCGGTCCCCTCCGAAGAGAAGGGAACGGACATGGCGCCCACCGAACGCCCCGGCCTGCGAGGCATTAGGGGCCTGCTGGCGCCCGCGGTGGACAACTGGCTCGCGCGCGGATACCTCGCGGTGGTCGCGGCGGCGCTGGGGTTCTTCCTGTACGCGGTGTACCTGTCGCCGGACCCGGGATTCGCCGGGATCTGGCCGCTGATGGCCACGGCGCCGCTGAGCATCGTCGCCTCCCTGGTGGCGGCACCCGCGCAGTACTCCTCGCTCTCCTGGCTGAGCCCGTTGCTCTTCTCCGTCGGTGTGGCCCTGTCCGGGCTGGTCGACGCCGCGCTGCTCGGCCTGCTCGCACGCAGGCTGCGGACACGGGAAGCGCACCCGGCCACCTGA
- a CDS encoding MMPL family transporter: MATFLYRVGRLAFRRRWYVALVWAAVLAALGLGALKAPGASDEGFSMPGIESQKAFDLLNERFPGATADGATARVVFVAPSGEKVTATGHKQAVEKAVAELADGAQVASAVDPFRAKAVSKDGSTAYATVTYKVKANDLTDASRIHLERTLDEARHSGLTVEAGGSAMDDRGGAGGAAEGIGIAIAAVVLLVTFGSLAAAGLPLLTAVVGAGVSMATILALSHALGLSTTTGTLAMMLGLAVGIDYAVFVVSRYREERAKGRAPREAAGLAVGTAGSAVVFAGLTVVIALAGLAVVGIPMLTKMGLAAAGAVIVAVFVALTLVPAVLGFWPNAVLTRKARTSGRIEEGGENNGGTRWARFVLRRPVPVLLLGVVGLGALAVPMTSLQLGMPGDEAKPTSTTERRAYDALAEGFGPGFNGPLTVVVDAKGDADPKGAAQTISEQIGATKGVVSVSPARFNAAGDTAVISVVPSTAPTDERTKDLVQTIRGERPGVEAETGASFEVTGTTALNIDIADKVQAALVPYLGVVVGLAVVLLLVVFRSLLVPLKAALGFLLSVLASLGVVVLVFQQGHGAGLLGVEQTGPIMSLTPIFLVGIVFGLAMDYEVFLVSRMREAHVHGEPPRQAVTSGFRHSARVVVAAALIMIAVFAGFIGESDSMIKMIGFGLASAVLFDAFVVRMAIVPAVLALLGDKAWWLPKWLDRLLPRVDVEGEALSRRSVTDPAPAAAADLAAART, encoded by the coding sequence GTGGCTACTTTCCTGTATCGAGTGGGCCGTCTGGCCTTCCGGCGACGCTGGTACGTCGCCCTGGTCTGGGCGGCCGTCCTGGCCGCCCTCGGGTTGGGCGCCCTCAAGGCGCCGGGGGCCTCCGACGAGGGCTTCTCCATGCCGGGCATCGAATCCCAGAAGGCGTTCGACCTGCTGAACGAGCGCTTCCCGGGGGCGACGGCCGACGGCGCGACCGCCCGTGTCGTCTTCGTCGCGCCGAGCGGTGAGAAGGTGACCGCGACCGGGCACAAGCAGGCCGTCGAGAAGGCCGTCGCCGAACTGGCCGACGGCGCGCAGGTGGCGAGCGCCGTCGACCCGTTCCGGGCGAAGGCGGTCAGCAAGGACGGTTCGACGGCGTACGCGACCGTCACCTACAAGGTCAAGGCCAACGACCTCACCGACGCCAGCAGGATCCACCTCGAGCGGACCCTCGACGAGGCCCGCCACTCCGGGCTGACCGTCGAGGCCGGCGGGAGCGCGATGGACGACCGCGGCGGCGCGGGCGGCGCCGCCGAGGGGATCGGTATCGCGATAGCCGCCGTCGTACTGCTGGTCACCTTCGGTTCGCTGGCCGCCGCCGGGCTGCCGCTGCTCACCGCCGTCGTCGGCGCCGGCGTCAGCATGGCCACGATCCTGGCCCTGTCCCACGCCCTCGGCCTGTCCACGACGACCGGCACCCTGGCGATGATGCTGGGCCTCGCGGTCGGCATCGACTACGCGGTCTTCGTCGTCTCCCGCTACCGCGAGGAGCGCGCCAAGGGCCGGGCGCCGCGGGAGGCGGCCGGGCTGGCGGTCGGTACCGCCGGTTCCGCGGTCGTCTTCGCCGGGCTCACCGTCGTCATCGCCCTGGCCGGGCTCGCGGTGGTCGGCATCCCGATGCTCACCAAGATGGGTCTGGCCGCGGCGGGCGCGGTGATCGTCGCCGTGTTCGTGGCACTGACGCTGGTCCCGGCGGTCCTCGGCTTCTGGCCGAACGCGGTGCTCACGCGCAAGGCCCGTACGAGCGGCCGTATCGAGGAGGGCGGCGAGAACAACGGGGGCACCCGCTGGGCGCGGTTCGTGCTGCGCCGTCCCGTGCCCGTGCTGCTTCTCGGTGTGGTGGGCCTCGGGGCCCTCGCGGTGCCGATGACGTCCCTGCAACTGGGCATGCCCGGGGACGAGGCCAAGCCGACCTCCACCACCGAGCGCCGCGCCTACGACGCGCTCGCCGAGGGCTTCGGGCCGGGTTTCAACGGGCCGTTGACCGTCGTCGTGGACGCCAAGGGCGATGCCGACCCGAAGGGCGCGGCGCAGACGATCTCCGAGCAGATCGGTGCCACGAAGGGCGTCGTGTCCGTCTCCCCGGCCCGCTTCAACGCCGCCGGTGACACCGCGGTGATCTCGGTCGTGCCGTCCACCGCGCCGACCGACGAGAGGACCAAGGACCTGGTGCAGACGATCCGGGGCGAGCGTCCCGGGGTCGAGGCCGAGACCGGGGCGTCCTTCGAGGTCACCGGCACCACCGCGCTGAACATCGACATCGCCGACAAGGTGCAGGCCGCCCTGGTCCCGTATCTCGGGGTCGTCGTCGGCCTGGCCGTCGTCCTCCTGCTGGTGGTCTTCCGGTCCCTCCTCGTCCCGCTCAAGGCGGCCCTCGGCTTCCTGCTGTCGGTGCTGGCCTCCCTCGGCGTGGTCGTCCTGGTCTTCCAGCAGGGCCACGGCGCCGGGCTCCTGGGGGTGGAACAGACCGGGCCGATCATGAGCCTGACGCCGATCTTCCTGGTGGGCATCGTCTTCGGCCTCGCCATGGACTACGAGGTGTTCCTCGTCTCGCGTATGCGGGAGGCGCACGTCCACGGCGAGCCGCCCCGCCAGGCGGTCACGTCCGGCTTCCGGCACAGCGCCCGCGTGGTCGTGGCCGCCGCGCTGATCATGATCGCGGTGTTCGCCGGGTTCATCGGCGAGAGCGATTCCATGATCAAGATGATCGGGTTCGGGCTGGCCTCCGCCGTCCTCTTCGACGCCTTCGTCGTACGGATGGCGATCGTGCCCGCCGTCCTCGCCCTGCTCGGCGACAAGGCCTGGTGGCTGCCGAAGTGGCTGGACCGGCTTCTGCCGCGCGTCGACGTGGAGGGCGAGGCGCTCAGCCGCCGCTCCGTCACGGACCCCGCCCCGGCCGCGGCGGCCGACCTGGCCGCGGCGCGCACCTGA
- a CDS encoding sensor histidine kinase, producing the protein MSTSLERRYTDRLERRYTDRLEQFTDRHPLAVDVVVVLALMGCASLGSHLTLPGADPPDQDKTATLLMGVSCLALLKHRSHPRTAVTVTAVCTVIAVALGYLLTPLLLAPIMAALYWLATQTDRKTTRVYGVTTMAALMVAAVFSDSMDHLSLLLRTIGPFFWLLLPLAAGNMTRLRRAYLKAVQARAEHAERTREEEARLRVTEERMRIARELHDVVAHHLALANAQAGTAAHLVLTSPQQTKAILTDLTGTTSSALRELKATLGVLRQTDDSASAPLEPSPGLARLPELVSSCASAGLTVTVTTTGEPQPLSPGVDLTAFRIVQEALTNVTKHAAAEAAHVRLAYSGSRLLITVSNDGPAATPVPEGALSRGFGVMGMRERAHSIGGELCAGPRPEGGFEVTTALPLQPSSAVAEQSETS; encoded by the coding sequence ATGAGCACCAGCCTGGAGCGCCGCTACACGGACCGCCTGGAGCGCCGCTACACGGACCGCCTGGAGCAGTTCACGGACCGCCACCCCCTCGCTGTGGATGTCGTGGTGGTCCTGGCGCTGATGGGCTGCGCCAGCCTCGGCAGCCATCTCACCCTGCCCGGCGCCGACCCGCCCGACCAGGACAAGACCGCCACCCTCCTCATGGGCGTGTCCTGTCTCGCCCTGCTGAAGCACCGCAGCCACCCGCGTACGGCCGTCACCGTGACCGCCGTCTGCACGGTGATCGCGGTCGCACTGGGCTACCTGCTCACCCCCCTGCTGCTGGCGCCGATCATGGCGGCGCTCTACTGGCTGGCCACGCAGACCGACCGGAAGACCACCCGCGTCTACGGCGTCACCACCATGGCGGCGCTGATGGTCGCGGCCGTGTTCTCCGACTCCATGGACCACCTCTCGCTGCTGCTCAGGACGATCGGCCCGTTCTTCTGGCTGCTGCTGCCGCTGGCCGCCGGCAACATGACCCGGCTGCGGCGCGCCTACCTGAAGGCGGTACAGGCCCGCGCCGAACACGCCGAGCGCACCCGTGAGGAGGAGGCACGGCTGCGCGTCACCGAGGAGCGCATGCGCATCGCCCGCGAACTGCACGACGTCGTCGCCCACCACCTGGCCCTGGCCAACGCCCAGGCCGGCACCGCCGCGCACCTCGTGCTCACCAGTCCGCAGCAGACGAAGGCGATCCTCACCGACCTGACCGGCACCACGTCCTCCGCACTGCGCGAGTTGAAGGCCACGCTGGGAGTGCTGCGCCAGACCGACGACTCGGCCTCCGCACCGCTGGAGCCGTCCCCCGGCCTCGCCCGCCTGCCGGAACTGGTCTCGTCGTGCGCGTCCGCAGGACTCACCGTCACGGTCACCACGACGGGGGAGCCGCAACCGCTCTCCCCGGGAGTGGACCTGACCGCGTTCCGGATCGTGCAGGAGGCGCTCACCAATGTCACCAAGCACGCCGCCGCCGAGGCCGCCCACGTACGGCTCGCCTACTCCGGCTCCCGTCTGCTGATCACGGTCAGCAACGACGGCCCGGCCGCCACCCCCGTCCCCGAGGGGGCCCTGAGCCGGGGCTTCGGCGTCATGGGCATGCGCGAACGCGCCCACTCCATCGGCGGCGAACTGTGTGCGGGCCCCCGCCCGGAGGGCGGCTTCGAGGTCACGACCGCGCTGCCGCTCCAGCCGTCCTCCGCCGTCGCCGAACAAAGCGAGACGTCATGA
- a CDS encoding response regulator transcription factor produces MSIRVLLADDQALLRATFRILIDSCDDMEVVGEASDGAEAVDLTRAHHPDIVLMDIRMPGTDGLAATSAICADPALSTTRVLILTTFETEDYVAQALRAGASGFLGKDVTADTLLAGLRTVASGEALLSPGATRTLITRFLTTPAPGTHLAPPERLADLTVREREVMALAAEGKSNTEIAEDLVLSPLTVRTHIHRAMTKLGARDRAQLVVIAYQSGLVQAGPPVP; encoded by the coding sequence ATGAGCATCCGGGTACTGCTGGCCGACGACCAGGCCCTGCTGCGGGCCACCTTCCGGATCCTGATCGACTCCTGCGACGACATGGAGGTGGTCGGCGAAGCCTCCGACGGCGCCGAGGCGGTCGATCTGACCCGCGCCCACCACCCCGACATCGTCCTCATGGACATCCGCATGCCGGGCACGGACGGCCTCGCCGCCACGTCCGCCATCTGCGCCGACCCCGCCCTGTCCACCACCCGCGTCCTCATCCTCACCACCTTCGAGACCGAGGACTACGTCGCCCAGGCCCTGCGGGCCGGTGCCAGCGGCTTCCTCGGCAAGGACGTCACCGCCGACACTCTTCTGGCCGGCCTGCGCACCGTGGCCTCCGGGGAGGCCCTCCTGTCACCCGGCGCCACCCGCACCCTCATCACCCGCTTCCTCACCACCCCCGCTCCCGGCACCCACCTCGCACCCCCGGAACGCCTGGCAGACCTAACGGTCCGCGAACGCGAGGTCATGGCCCTGGCCGCGGAAGGGAAGTCCAACACCGAGATCGCCGAGGACCTCGTGCTCAGCCCGCTGACCGTGCGCACCCACATTCACCGCGCCATGACGAAACTCGGTGCCCGCGACCGTGCCCAACTCGTGGTCATCGCCTACCAGTCGGGCCTCGTACAGGCCGGCCCGCCCGTGCCCTGA
- a CDS encoding MOSC domain-containing protein yields the protein MSGRVTAVSSNGEYSFTKPNRDSIRLLAGLGVEGDVHAGVTVKHRSRVAQDPTQPNLRQVHLMHEELFAEVVEEGFEVGPGELGENITTRGIDLLGLPVGTLLRIGDSAVLEVTGLRNPCLQIDNFQGGLLKQVVGRDEAGNIVRKAGIMSIVREGGVVRPGDPIEAEIPSGPHRPLDRV from the coding sequence ATGAGCGGAAGAGTGACGGCGGTCAGCAGTAACGGCGAGTATTCGTTCACCAAGCCGAATCGGGACAGCATCAGACTGCTCGCAGGGCTCGGTGTGGAGGGGGACGTGCACGCCGGTGTGACGGTCAAGCACCGCTCGCGCGTCGCGCAGGATCCCACGCAGCCGAATCTGCGCCAGGTCCACCTCATGCACGAGGAGCTCTTCGCCGAGGTCGTTGAAGAAGGCTTCGAGGTGGGGCCGGGCGAACTCGGCGAGAACATCACCACGCGCGGCATCGACCTGCTCGGGCTGCCGGTCGGCACGTTGCTGCGCATCGGTGACTCCGCGGTCCTGGAAGTCACCGGCCTGCGCAATCCCTGTCTGCAGATCGACAACTTCCAGGGCGGGCTGCTGAAGCAGGTCGTCGGCCGCGACGAGGCGGGGAACATCGTGCGCAAGGCCGGAATCATGAGCATCGTGAGGGAGGGTGGCGTGGTGCGCCCCGGTGACCCGATCGAAGCGGAAATTCCCAGCGGTCCGCACCGGCCCCTGGACCGGGTCTGA